Proteins encoded together in one Microcaecilia unicolor chromosome 3, aMicUni1.1, whole genome shotgun sequence window:
- the MYADM gene encoding myeloid-associated differentiation marker produces MPVQRTVTVQRTTVTTNTGALIGPLGIIRLLAVLFTCVAFSLVAHKNAWWSRAGDWCMFSWCFCFAVTLLILGVEFAGLQARMPVSWKNFPITFAMYAVLMCLSASIIYPLYFMSNNRGELRDYQIAATTFSCLATVAYICEVSMTRAKPGEVTGYMATVPGLLKVVETFVACVIFVFISDPPSYDRHDALKYCLAVYCICFILSVVVIILCVGECTGWLPVAFNKFLSAYALLAVLLYASAMIIWPIFNFDRKNGGNPKRPSNCGSAYDVCFWDKQLAIAILTAVNLIVYVMDLVYSARLIFIQA; encoded by the coding sequence ATGCCAGTCCAGCGTACCGTGACTGTCCAGCGTACGACCGTGACAACCAACACCGGCGCCTTGATCGGTCCTTTGGGTATCATCCGTCTTCTGGCCGTGCTCTTCACCTGCGTGGCTTTCAGCCTGGTGGCGCACAAGAATGCCTGGTGGAGCCGTGCTGGAGATTGGTGCATGTTCTCCTGGTGCTTCTGTTTTGCCGTCACCCTCCTGATTCTGGGAGTGGAGTTCGCCGGGCTGCAGGCCCGCATGCCAGTCTCCTGGAAGAACTTCCCCATCACCTTCGCCATGTACGCCGTCCTGATGTGCCTCTCGGCGTCCATCATCTACCCCCTCTACTTCATGTCCAACAACCGGGGCGAGCTGCGGGACTACCAAATCGCGGCTACCACCTTCTCCTGCCTGGCTACAGTGGCCTACATCTGTGAGGTCTCCATGACTCGCGCCAAGCCTGGCGAGGTGACTGGCTATATGGCCACCGTGCCGGGCCTGCTGAAGGTAGTGGAGACTTTTGTGGCCTGTGTCATCTTCGTCttcatcagcgatccgccctccTACGACAGGCATGATGCCCTGAAGTACTGCCTGGCTGTGTATTGCATTTGCTTTATCCTCTCGGTGGTGGTCATCATCCTTTGCGTTGGCGAGTGCACTGGGTGGCTGCCTGTTGCCTTCAACAAGTTTCTCAGCGCCTATGCCCTCCTGGCTGTGCTCCTCTATGCCTCGGCCATGATCATCTGGCCCATCTTTAATTTTGACCGCAAGAACGGTGGCAACCCCAAACGGCCCTCAAACTGCGGCAGCGCCTATGACGTGTGCTTCTGGGACAAGCAGTTGGCCATCGCCATCTTGACGGCGGTCAACCTGATTGTGTACGTCATGGATCTGGTGTACTCCGCCCGGCTGATCTTTATTCAGGCGTag